The proteins below are encoded in one region of Micromonospora yangpuensis:
- a CDS encoding universal stress protein: protein MTAPQPSAVVAGLGSATANPTVVQLAAREAAAHGRPLRLLHAFNWAAALASPSPIGPRAEAELLIEEATGIAHEVAPVVPVSGDLVEGGAVDALIRRSASAFLTVLGDGGMAHCPDCVPADAPAVQVAARAESPVLVVRREPPPPGPVLVGLDGSASSRTALDFAFDCAARRSARVLAVRVIEPDRPDADATAHLTEAVADCGRRYPSVGAECHTIHGDPGTVLLDQSRSAQLAVVAARGDEPWRGLLGAVSQSLLYHSPAPVLVVRGLAETPTA from the coding sequence ATGACCGCACCGCAGCCGTCGGCGGTGGTGGCCGGGCTCGGCTCGGCGACGGCGAACCCGACAGTGGTCCAGCTGGCCGCCCGGGAGGCCGCCGCGCACGGCCGACCCCTGCGCCTGCTGCACGCCTTCAACTGGGCGGCGGCCCTGGCGTCGCCCTCCCCGATCGGCCCCCGCGCCGAGGCCGAACTGCTCATCGAGGAGGCCACCGGGATCGCCCACGAGGTGGCCCCGGTGGTCCCGGTCAGCGGCGACCTGGTCGAGGGCGGTGCCGTTGACGCGCTGATCCGCCGGTCGGCGTCGGCCTTCCTGACCGTCCTCGGCGACGGTGGGATGGCCCACTGCCCGGACTGCGTACCCGCCGACGCGCCGGCGGTCCAGGTGGCCGCCCGGGCCGAGTCCCCGGTGCTGGTGGTCCGCCGGGAGCCGCCCCCGCCGGGGCCGGTCCTGGTCGGGTTGGACGGCTCGGCCAGCTCCCGTACCGCGTTGGACTTCGCCTTCGACTGCGCGGCCCGTCGGTCCGCGCGGGTGCTGGCGGTCCGGGTGATCGAGCCGGACCGCCCCGACGCGGACGCCACCGCCCACCTCACCGAGGCGGTGGCCGACTGCGGTCGGCGGTACCCGTCGGTGGGCGCGGAGTGCCACACCATCCACGGCGATCCCGGCACCGTCCTGCTGGACCAGTCCCGCTCGGCGCAGCTGGCCGTGGTCGCGGCGCGCGGGGACGAGCCGTGGCGGGGACTGCTCGGCGCGGTCAGCCAGTCCCTGCTGTACCACTCGCCGGCGCCGGTGCTGGTGGTGCGGGGCCTGGCCGAGACGCCCACGGCGTGA
- a CDS encoding diacylglycerol/lipid kinase family protein encodes MRVLHTDAVTGAEHSRPAVAGSGPRSAVVVNPVKVDDLDELRQTVDAALTTAGWPAPRWFETTPEDPGRGQTEQAVRDGAEVVFACGGDGTVMACVSGLVGTDAALAVLPQGTGNLLAANLGLSVDVAAALQVAVERGRRQLDVGAVEDHYFAVMAGMGFDAQMLADTSETTKARIGWPAYVMGAARHLRDRPMRVTVRIDDRPPMRRRARSVLIANVGRLQGGVRLLAEAEPDDGCLDVAVLTPRNLRHWVALGWAVLRRRDRIPRLEVHRGRRIEVTSNREQPRELDGDLITPGRTLLAEVRPGALWLCVPQPEEAPDLTVDAEGASERGEELIEEARRE; translated from the coding sequence ATGCGGGTGCTGCACACTGACGCCGTGACAGGTGCAGAGCACAGCCGCCCAGCGGTGGCCGGGAGCGGGCCGCGCTCGGCCGTGGTGGTCAACCCGGTGAAGGTCGACGATCTCGACGAGCTGCGGCAGACGGTCGACGCCGCGCTCACCACCGCCGGCTGGCCGGCCCCGAGGTGGTTCGAGACCACCCCGGAGGACCCCGGCCGGGGCCAGACCGAGCAGGCGGTACGCGACGGCGCCGAGGTCGTCTTCGCCTGCGGCGGCGACGGTACGGTGATGGCCTGCGTCAGTGGCCTGGTCGGCACCGACGCGGCGCTGGCCGTGCTGCCCCAGGGCACCGGCAACCTGCTCGCCGCCAACCTGGGCCTCTCCGTCGACGTCGCCGCCGCGCTGCAGGTGGCCGTCGAGCGGGGCCGCCGCCAGCTCGACGTCGGCGCGGTCGAGGACCACTACTTCGCGGTGATGGCCGGGATGGGTTTCGACGCCCAGATGCTCGCCGACACCTCCGAGACGACCAAGGCCCGCATCGGCTGGCCGGCGTACGTGATGGGGGCCGCCCGGCACCTGCGGGACCGGCCGATGCGGGTGACCGTACGCATCGACGACCGGCCGCCGATGCGCCGCCGGGCCCGCTCGGTGCTGATCGCCAACGTGGGCCGGCTCCAGGGCGGGGTACGTCTGCTCGCCGAGGCGGAGCCCGACGACGGCTGCCTAGACGTGGCCGTGCTCACCCCCCGCAACCTGCGGCACTGGGTCGCCCTGGGCTGGGCCGTGCTCCGCAGGCGGGACCGGATCCCCCGGCTGGAGGTGCACCGGGGCCGGCGCATCGAGGTCACCAGCAACCGGGAGCAGCCCCGGGAACTCGACGGCGACCTGATCACGCCCGGCCGGACGCTGCTGGCCGAGGTCCGGCCCGGCGCGCTCTGGCTCTGCGTGCCGCAGCCGGAGGAGGCACCCGACCTGACCGTGGACGCCGAGGGCGCCAGTGAGCGGGGTGAGGAACTGATCGAGGAGGCCC